GGCGCAAAGTCTGCCTTCACTGCGATCTCTATGCGCTCCTCAGTAGTTATAGGGAGCAGGTTTACCAGGGGTGTGCCTTTGGCTGTACGCGATGTATCCTGAGGGATGCGATAGCATTTTATAGCAAATACCCTCCCCCTGTTGGAGAAAAAGAGTAATGTATCAAGCGTATCAGCTAGGAGGAACACGGAGGCGCTTTCAGCTTCCTTGATAGTCATCCCCCTCACACCCTTCCCCCCTCGATGTTGCAGCTGATATGAATCAATAGGGACACGCTTGATATATCCGCGGCTGCTCAGCGTCACCACCACCTCCTGGTGTGAAATCAAGTCCTCTTCACTAAAGGTCACTGCTTCCTGGTCGCTGATCTTGGTTCTTCGGGCATCTCCATACTTGGAACCGATCTCCTCAGTTTCCTGCTTGACGAGGAAGAGTATCTTCTTGGGATTGGCCAGTAGATCCTCGAGATAGGCAATGGTCTTGATTGTCTGGGTATATTCATCCTGGATCTTCTGCTGTTCCAGAGCCACCAGGCGGCGGAGTTGCAGGTCTAGGATGGCCTGTGCTTGTACTACCGAGAGGCCAAGAGCACTTCCCAATTCATTGCGCGCTGCCTCCGTATTGCGTGATGCTCGAATAATGGCAACTACTTGATCCAGGTGGTCGAGGGCGATCTTTAATCCCTCCAGGATATGGGCTCTTTCTTTAGCTTGCTTCAGTTCGAATTGCGACCGGCGGACAATGACCTGCTGACGGAAATCGATGAAGTATTGGATGGCCTCCTTGAGGCTAATGACTCTAGGCTGCCCATCCACCAGAGCCAGCATATTGACAAAGAAGGTAGATTGCAGGGCTGTGCGTTTGAAGAGGTTATTGAGAACCTGCTCTGGCTGTACCTCCTTCTTTAGCTCTATGACAACATGCATACCCTGCCTGTCCGATTCATCGCGCAGATCGCTAATACCCTCAATCTTCTTGTCCTTCACCATGTTGGCGATTTTCGCTACTAGTTCTGCTTTGTTCGTCTGGTAAGGGAGCTCCGTAACGACTATGCGATGTCGCCCCTTGGCTGCTTCTTCAATCTGGGCATTGCCTCGGATTACCACCTTGCCATGGCCGGTGGTATACGCTTTTCGTATCTCTTCGCGTCCCATGATACTGCCCCTGGTTGGAAAATCGGGGCCAGGTACAAGTTCGATCAATTGATCAATCGTAGCCTCGGGGTTATCTATCAGGAATGCTGTCGCCCGGCAAACCTCTGAGAGATTATGAGGGGGGATATTCGTTGCCATGCCCACTGCAATGCCGGAACTACCATTGACCATTAAATTGGGAAGCCGACTGGGGAGGACTAGTGGCTCTTTCAGCGTATCATCAAAGTTTGGAGCAAAATCGATAGTCTCTTTGTCAATATCAACAAGCATTTCCTGGGCTATTGCTGCCAGGCGTGCCTCGGTGTAGCGCATTGCCGCGGGCGGGTCATTGTCAATGCTGCCAAAGTTGCCCTGCCCGTCAACCAGTTCATATCTCATAGAGAAATCTTGCGCCATACGAACCAGGGCCTCGTAGACTGGGGCATCACCGTGAGGATGGTATTTACCCAACACCTCACCCACGATGCGGGCGCACTTCTTATGGGGCGAGTTGTGGCGTATCCCCAGATCGTTCATGGCATAGAGTATGCGCCTGTGGACTGGCTTCAAGCCGTCGCGTATGTCAGGCAGAGCACGGGAGACGATTACGCTCATGGCGTAATCGAGATATGAGACCCGCATCTCGTCCTCGATCTTAATGGGCTTGATTGTTCCGATTTCCATCTCGCTCATTCGGGCCAGGACTTCCTTTCCTCGTCTGCACCAGAAGAATCATCAAAGTCAGCCACAGTGAAGCCCTCTCTTTCTGCCTCTGCTGTTTCATCTGCTTCGTCAGACAGCTCTTCGTCTTCCAGTCTATGTCTCAGCAGAGTCTCGCGAACATAAGGGCGAAATCCCTCTCTTTCCCTTAGTGGAAAGGAAGGATGTCCAGCCTGACTGGGATGTTGGTAAACTTCACGGATAATCACTTTTACCTCATTCTCTCCCAGGCTGTTTATGGCGGCAATGTATTTGTTACCAGCTGCAGTTAGTCTGGCTAGACGTAACCCGTATTTCGGCTCCACTTCGCCAAGATATTCACCTCGCCCATTCTTAACGAGCAGCCTCTGCCCTTCTATGTAAAGGATTATTTCCCCACCTGGAGCCATCTGCGCCAATACTTCTTTTGGTGCAAGATGGATAAGCTTTACTACTCTTGCCTTGCCAGTCTCCTCGACAAAGATATCGACAACAACCTTGTGGGGAGCACCTTTACGTGCTTTCCCCCGGACATGCGCGAGACGATCAAGATTCTTCTTCGCAATATTGTTGTGGGGATCCAATT
The nucleotide sequence above comes from Chloroflexota bacterium. Encoded proteins:
- the gyrA gene encoding DNA gyrase subunit A; translation: MEIGTIKPIKIEDEMRVSYLDYAMSVIVSRALPDIRDGLKPVHRRILYAMNDLGIRHNSPHKKCARIVGEVLGKYHPHGDAPVYEALVRMAQDFSMRYELVDGQGNFGSIDNDPPAAMRYTEARLAAIAQEMLVDIDKETIDFAPNFDDTLKEPLVLPSRLPNLMVNGSSGIAVGMATNIPPHNLSEVCRATAFLIDNPEATIDQLIELVPGPDFPTRGSIMGREEIRKAYTTGHGKVVIRGNAQIEEAAKGRHRIVVTELPYQTNKAELVAKIANMVKDKKIEGISDLRDESDRQGMHVVIELKKEVQPEQVLNNLFKRTALQSTFFVNMLALVDGQPRVISLKEAIQYFIDFRQQVIVRRSQFELKQAKERAHILEGLKIALDHLDQVVAIIRASRNTEAARNELGSALGLSVVQAQAILDLQLRRLVALEQQKIQDEYTQTIKTIAYLEDLLANPKKILFLVKQETEEIGSKYGDARRTKISDQEAVTFSEEDLISHQEVVVTLSSRGYIKRVPIDSYQLQHRGGKGVRGMTIKEAESASVFLLADTLDTLLFFSNRGRVFAIKCYRIPQDTSRTAKGTPLVNLLPITTEERIEIAVKADFAPGNFLLLATAKGKIKRTPIEKFMSIRGRGLVAISLRTGDEVISARLAGENEDVLMVTEQGKSIRFPVGSFRAMSRGTQGVRGIRLNPDDKVVGMEIAYPRAHVLTVTSKGYGKFSLVDAYPLQRRGGKGVLAHRVSDKIGKVVAARLTSRTGELMLISERGVIIRVPKESIPVLSRSTKGVSLMKVDPGYEVASIACLDENK
- a CDS encoding tetratricopeptide repeat protein — encoded protein: MSPQENRAKIERHAKKAIALALQGHWQEAITANRSILELFPEDVETYNRLGRALMEVGEYTAAKEAYKHVLELDPHNNIAKKNLDRLAHVRGKARKGAPHKVVVDIFVEETGKARVVKLIHLAPKEVLAQMAPGGEIILYIEGQRLLVKNGRGEYLGEVEPKYGLRLARLTAAGNKYIAAINSLGENEVKVIIREVYQHPSQAGHPSFPLREREGFRPYVRETLLRHRLEDEELSDEADETAEAEREGFTVADFDDSSGADEERKSWPE